Proteins encoded in a region of the Gammaproteobacteria bacterium genome:
- a CDS encoding dUTP diphosphatase, with protein MTDLTDTQADTMLALQHSMNSKVDENWLAARYPYLRAVVIEGAEAIEHHGWKWWKHQLHDLSQLQMELIDIWHFMLSEILLDCEGDVSQASSSLLDAVESHTAETLLFDGRHYHITDLDLIAKLELLIGTSVARRVEVGLFAAIMHDCQMDWDDLFRQYVGKNVLNFFRQDNGYKQGTYRKTWAGREDNEHLVEVLETLDAQDESFQDNLYQALAQRYGADT; from the coding sequence ATGACCGATTTAACCGATACCCAGGCCGATACCATGCTGGCCCTTCAACACAGTATGAACAGCAAGGTGGATGAAAACTGGCTGGCTGCCCGCTACCCCTACTTGCGGGCAGTCGTGATAGAAGGCGCCGAGGCAATCGAGCACCATGGCTGGAAGTGGTGGAAGCACCAGCTTCATGATCTCTCTCAGCTGCAGATGGAACTGATCGATATCTGGCACTTCATGCTGTCAGAGATCCTGCTTGACTGCGAAGGCGACGTTTCCCAGGCATCGAGCAGCCTGCTTGATGCGGTAGAAAGCCACACTGCGGAAACCCTGCTTTTTGACGGCAGGCACTACCACATCACTGATCTGGATTTGATTGCCAAGCTGGAACTGCTTATCGGAACCAGCGTCGCGCGGAGGGTGGAAGTCGGGCTGTTCGCCGCGATCATGCATGACTGCCAGATGGACTGGGATGACCTGTTCCGCCAGTACGTAGGCAAGAATGTGTTGAATTTCTTCCGCCAGGACAATGGTTATAAGCAGGGTACCTACCGCAAGACCTGGGCAGGCAGGGAAGATAATGAGCACCTGGTGGAAGTTCTTGAAACCCTGGATGCACAGGACGAAAGCTTTCAGGACAACCTGTATCAGGCCCTCGCTCAGCGCTATGGCGCAGATACCTGA
- the nfuA gene encoding Fe-S biogenesis protein NfuA: MITITESAQDYLAELLKKQDCDGIAIRIFIIDAGTPRAETCISFCRPGEEKGDDEVKEYKGFRAFLEQQSIPFLEDAVVDFAKDDLGGGQLTIKAPNSRLPKLSENSSLVDRINYVLYNEVNPALASHGGNVTLEEVFQDTIAVLRFGGGCQGCGMVDVTLKDGVEKTLLEQVPELTEVRDVTDHSQKENAYY, from the coding sequence ATGATTACTATCACTGAGTCTGCCCAGGATTACCTCGCAGAACTGCTTAAAAAGCAGGATTGCGATGGAATCGCCATACGCATATTCATTATCGACGCCGGTACCCCACGGGCCGAAACCTGCATCTCTTTCTGTCGCCCCGGCGAAGAGAAAGGCGATGATGAAGTCAAGGAATACAAGGGCTTCCGAGCCTTTCTTGAACAGCAGAGCATCCCGTTTCTGGAGGATGCTGTGGTGGATTTCGCCAAGGACGACCTGGGTGGAGGGCAGTTAACGATCAAGGCCCCCAATTCCCGACTGCCGAAGCTTTCTGAAAACAGTAGCCTGGTAGACCGGATCAACTACGTGCTCTACAACGAAGTCAATCCGGCACTGGCGTCCCACGGCGGTAACGTCACGCTGGAGGAGGTTTTTCAGGACACGATCGCTGTCTTGCGCTTTGGCGGAGGTTGCCAGGGCTGTGGGATGGTTGACGTCACCCTGAAGGATGGGGTGGAGAAAACCTTGCTGGAGCAGGTTCCTGAGCTGACTGAGGTGCGAGATGTAACCGACCACAGCCAGAAGGAAAATGCTTACTACTAG